ACACATCCAGCGCCGCCGCTCCTAACATGCCGATCTCCTCATCCACGGTGAACACCGCCTCCAGACGGGGATGGCTGATCTCGCCGGATTCCAGCACGGCAAGGGTCATGGCCACGGCAATGCCGTCATCTCCGCCCAAGGTGGTTCCCTTCGCGTACACCTGATCGCCGTCCACCGCCAGCTCCAGTCCCTCTTTCTCCATATCAAGGGTGCACTCCGGCGCCTGTTCGCAGACCATATCCAGGTGGCCCTGCAAAATCACCGGTTCCGCCGACTCATAGCCGGGAGTGGCCTCCTTGACGATGATGACGTTGTTTGCCGCGTCCTGGTGGCACTCCAGGCCCCGGGCCCTTGCAAACTCCACGCAGTAATCGCTGATGGCCTTGGTATTCCGGGAGCCGTGAGGAATTTTGCAAAGCTCCTCAAAATAGTAAAATACCCGGCCGGGCTCCAGCTGTTCCAATACACGCATCGCTCTATTTCCTCCTTGCGGCGTTGGCCGCCCATGATCTCCCCCGCGCTCCGCGGGTGCCGCGACTTGCCGTTCCCGGCATCGGGGAAGCGTCCGCAAACCGGATCAGCCGTCCGCTCCAAAGGGTGTTCAGGTAGCAGACCAGCCTGTTGTAAAGCGGTTCCACCTCGGGTCCAAACTGATCCAGCATCCGCTCCGCCAGCTGGCCAACCGTAGAAGTTCCGTCCATCTGGCGCCACAGGTAGCTGCCGTAGCCGTCCAGTGCGATATGGCTCACCGGCGGCGTATGGGCCACAGTCTGGGCAATGCGGTCAAAAACGCCGCCGTGGGTCATATGGATGACCACCGTGCCATCCTCCCGCTCCTCCCACCGGAACGCCGGATTGACCTCAGGCACCCAGTCCAGAAAGTTCTCCTTCTTTGCCACGCTTCCTCCTCCGACTGACCGGAAAGGCCGTACACCAAAAGTATACAGCCCTCCCGCCTTTCTTGCAAGCTTCAATTGCCGTCCCGTCCCCGTGCGGCGGCCCACCAGAGGCTTGTAAGCAGCAACGAAAAGGCGACCAGCCCGCCCACGCTGCCGATGCCGACGCCCCGGTTCGAAAGATCCAGGAACGCGCCGAAGGACGCATATCCCCGAAAGGGGATCACGGCAAACAGGGCCAGCACAATACCCACAAGCCCCTCTCCGGCAATGAGTCCGGAGGCGTAGAGCACACCGGAGCGCACCGCGCCGTCCTTCTCCTCTTCCGAGCGGTAGCGGCGCTTTTCCACAAAGTGCCGGACCAGCGCGCCGGCCATGATCGGGGTGGAGAGGTAAATGGGCAGATACAGCCCAATGGCAAAGGGCAGCACTGGGATCCCAAGGACCTCCGCCGCCACGGCGATCATCACACCCACCCCCACCAGAGTCCAGGGCAGGTTTCCGCCCATGACGCCTTCCACCACCAGCTTCATCAGCGTGGCCTGTGGGGCGGGCAGCTCCGTGGAGTCGTATCCCCAGGCGATGGAGAGAAGATAGAGTATGGCGCCGATGGCGATGGCCGACGCCGTGCAGCCGATCAGTTCTCCGATCTGCTGCTTGCGGGGCGTCGCGCCTAAGAGAAAGCCGGTCTTCAGGTCCTGAGAGGTATCTCCGGCAATGGCTGCCACGATGCAGATCACAGAGCCGATAGTGATGGCTGCGGTCATTCCCTCAATCCCCGTTTCGCCCGCAGCCTTCAACAGCAGCGTGGAGATCAGCAGCGTCGCGATGGCCATTCCGGAGACCGGGTTGTTGGAGGAACCGATCAGCCCCACCATCCGGGAGGACACGGTGGCAAAGAAAAAGGAAAAGATGATGACCAGCAGCGCGGTGGGCAGCGTGAGCGGGATCACCGGGATCAGCCACAGGGCGGCCGCCACCACGGCCACCGCCGCCAGCAAAAATCCCATGGAGAGGTCCTGCTCCGTGCGGAGCGTCCCCAGTCCGTTTTTGCCATAGCCTCCCAGGGCGTCCCGGAAGGTGCGCGCAATCAGGGGGAGGGATTTGATCAGGCTGATGATTCCGCCCGCCGCCACGGCGCCCGCGCCGATATAGCGGATGAAGCTGCCCCAGAGCGCCGAAGAACCTTCCTGAAGCAGCTCATTGACCGACACGGTGGCGGGGAACAGCACCGCATCTCCGCCGAAGAGCGCGATGAGAGGCATGAGCACAAACCAGCCCAGCACGCCGCCGGCAAAGAGATAGGAGGACACCCTGACCCCGCAGATATAGCCCACGCCCGCCAGGGCCGGCAAAACATCCACACCGATGCCGGAGCCCCGGTAGCCGTGGATATCATAGGCGATCTCGCTTGGAAACGCCTTCAGCCCGTCGGCAATGAATTTGTAGAGCCCCGCGATCCCCAGGCCGGAGAACACCACCGAGGCTCTGGTGCCTCCCTCTTCCCCGGCGATGAGCACCTCGGCGCAGGCCTGCCCCTCCGGATAGGCCAGTACGGCATGCTCTTTGACGATCAGCGCGCTGCGCAGCGGGATCATCAACAGCACGCCCAAGACGCCTCCGCACAGGGCGATCAGCCCGATCTCAAGGAGCGACGGCATGTCGCCCAGGCCCTCTCCCGCCCACATGAACAGCGCCGGCAGCGTAAATATGGCCCCGGAGGCCACCGATTCCCCGGCGGAGCCGATGGTCTGCACCATGTTGTTTTCCAAAATGGAGTTGCGGCGCATCAGCTTGCGGATCACCCCCATGGAGATGACCGCCGCGGGGACGGAGGCGGAGACCGTCATCCCCACCCGCAGCCCCAGATACGCGTTGGCGCCCCCAAAGAGGACGGCCAGCACCACGCCTAACACCACGGAAACCACTGTCAGCTCAGGCATCACCCGATCCGCGGGGACATAGGGTTTGTTCTCTTCCATGACTCTCTTCCTTTCCAGTCCGGCCGCGCCTGATCGCGCAGACAGGCTCTTTTGATAAAAGCCCCCGGATTCAATCTCTCCCTTCCACAAGCTTTCATTCGAGGAAATTTCCGGAAATCCGGTCCGCGCCTTCACGTTTGACCGCCGGCGAGATGCCGCGATGACTGTGGCAACCGATCAAAAAGCACCCGGTGGGCTTTCGTCCACCGGGTGCTTTTTTTCTTCATTCCTGCGAATCAGCGCTTGCAGCGGCGCCGCCCGTCCGCCCCATGGCGGCCACGGCCGCCACCGCTACAACGGCGCTGGCAATGCCGGCTGCCAAAGGCATGCACCACACGCCGTCCAGGCCCCACAGCGGGGCAAGGATGCCAAGCGACAGCACCGGGAACACCAGCGTGCCGCAGAGTGTGACCGCCAGGGACCTGCCGGGCCGGTCCAGCGCCGTCAGATAGGAGCCCAGGCAGGCGTCCACCCAGCTCACCACATAGGACAGGGAAAAAAGCTCCATGGCCCGCAGGCTCATCATCAAAAGCGCGCCGTCGCCCTTTTGGGCAAAGAGGGCGATGAGCCCTCCGCCGCAACTGCGCATGAAAATAAGCGCCGCCAGAGAGATGGCCGCCGCCGTGAGCAGCACCCGCTGTTCCAGCACCCGGACCCGTATTCTGAGCCCGCGGCCGTGGCAGTAGCTGATGGCGGGCTGCATGGAGTCCGCCAGCCCAAAGACCAGGGAGTTTACGATGCTGTCCACATACAGGACCACCGAGACGGCGGCCACCGCCAGCGACCCTCCGATCCGCAGCAGCACCGCATTCAGGATCAGCATCATCGCGGAGCTTGCGATGTTGGTAAACAGCTCCGAGGAACCGTTGGCCAGCAGGTGTCCAAGCTGACGGAGGGGGATGACCCCTCTGACAAAATAGAGCGTCAGCTTTTTCCGGAAAAAGGGTGCCATCGCCAGCACTGTCCCAAGGGACAGGCTCAGGCAGCTGGCCAGCGCAGCGGACCAGATTCCCCAGCGCAGCAGGACGATAAACACAAAATCCAGCAGGATGTTTCCCAGCGCCGTGACCACATTCAGCACCATGCTGTAGCGGGCCTTTCCGCAGACACGGAGATAGTTGTCAATGGCGAAAAACACCATCACAAGTGGGGAAAACAGAGCGTAGACCCGGATGTATTGAGCGGCCAGCTCCGTCACGTTCTCCCCCGCTCCCATGGTCAGCAGTACCGGCCTTGATAGGAAAAAGCCAAGCACACCCGCCAGGCAGGAGAAGGCGGCAATCAGTTTGACGCAGGAGGAAAAGGTCAGCCTCGCCTGGTCCTCCTCCCTGCGGCCCAGCAAAATGGATATCTGGACCGATGAGCCCACCGCCACCATATCCGCCAGGGCAAAGCAGATCATCACCAGCGGCATGACCAGGTTCACCGCCGCTAAGGCATCCTGGCCGATGAAGCGTCCCACAAAGATGCCGTCCGCCACCGTGTAAAGGGAGCTGACCGCCATGCTGATCATACTGGGAATCGCGCAGTGGAAAAACAACCTTGTGGGCTGCATGGTTTCAAAATGCATACTATGATACTCCGTCCTTGATTCAATCCGTATTCAGCGGCGCTCCTCCTTTTCCCCAAAGGCCGCCGTCAGCTGCGCGGCAAATTCCGAAAGGGCGTCGATCCAGTCAGCCGGATAGCGCTCCAGCGTCTTTTTCAGCGCCGTGCATTCCATTTGACAGAGGTCTGAGAGAAGGGCGCTCGCGTGCTCCTTGCCCTCCGGGGTCAGAAAAAGCGTCTTTTCCCGCCTGCGCTCCCCCGGCTCAAAGGCCACATACCCCTGCTCCACGCACTCTTTTACCACCGTATTAATCGTGGTCTTGGGGATGAGCCACTGCTCGCTGATCTGGGTCTGGGTATGGCGCTTCCCGTCGTTGAGCGCATAGAGCAGGGCAAGGGTGTTCTCTTTGAGCCCCGTGCGCTTTGCACACAGGTAATAGAGTCCGTCAATGCGGTTGATGCCGATCATGATGCTGCGCACCTGTTCCATCGTCCCGTCCATAGCCCCTCCTGCTCACAATACGAATTCGTACTTTTATTTTAGTACGAATTCGTATTGTTGTCAACCATGCTGCAAA
This window of the Dysosmobacter acutus genome carries:
- a CDS encoding PqqD family peptide modification chaperone, which translates into the protein MAKKENFLDWVPEVNPAFRWEEREDGTVVIHMTHGGVFDRIAQTVAHTPPVSHIALDGYGSYLWRQMDGTSTVGQLAERMLDQFGPEVEPLYNRLVCYLNTLWSGRLIRFADASPMPGTASRGTRGARGRSWAANAARRK
- a CDS encoding OPT family oligopeptide transporter, producing MEENKPYVPADRVMPELTVVSVVLGVVLAVLFGGANAYLGLRVGMTVSASVPAAVISMGVIRKLMRRNSILENNMVQTIGSAGESVASGAIFTLPALFMWAGEGLGDMPSLLEIGLIALCGGVLGVLLMIPLRSALIVKEHAVLAYPEGQACAEVLIAGEEGGTRASVVFSGLGIAGLYKFIADGLKAFPSEIAYDIHGYRGSGIGVDVLPALAGVGYICGVRVSSYLFAGGVLGWFVLMPLIALFGGDAVLFPATVSVNELLQEGSSALWGSFIRYIGAGAVAAGGIISLIKSLPLIARTFRDALGGYGKNGLGTLRTEQDLSMGFLLAAVAVVAAALWLIPVIPLTLPTALLVIIFSFFFATVSSRMVGLIGSSNNPVSGMAIATLLISTLLLKAAGETGIEGMTAAITIGSVICIVAAIAGDTSQDLKTGFLLGATPRKQQIGELIGCTASAIAIGAILYLLSIAWGYDSTELPAPQATLMKLVVEGVMGGNLPWTLVGVGVMIAVAAEVLGIPVLPFAIGLYLPIYLSTPIMAGALVRHFVEKRRYRSEEEKDGAVRSGVLYASGLIAGEGLVGIVLALFAVIPFRGYASFGAFLDLSNRGVGIGSVGGLVAFSLLLTSLWWAAARGRDGN
- a CDS encoding MATE family efflux transporter translates to MHFETMQPTRLFFHCAIPSMISMAVSSLYTVADGIFVGRFIGQDALAAVNLVMPLVMICFALADMVAVGSSVQISILLGRREEDQARLTFSSCVKLIAAFSCLAGVLGFFLSRPVLLTMGAGENVTELAAQYIRVYALFSPLVMVFFAIDNYLRVCGKARYSMVLNVVTALGNILLDFVFIVLLRWGIWSAALASCLSLSLGTVLAMAPFFRKKLTLYFVRGVIPLRQLGHLLANGSSELFTNIASSAMMLILNAVLLRIGGSLAVAAVSVVLYVDSIVNSLVFGLADSMQPAISYCHGRGLRIRVRVLEQRVLLTAAAISLAALIFMRSCGGGLIALFAQKGDGALLMMSLRAMELFSLSYVVSWVDACLGSYLTALDRPGRSLAVTLCGTLVFPVLSLGILAPLWGLDGVWCMPLAAGIASAVVAVAAVAAMGRTGGAAASADSQE
- a CDS encoding MarR family winged helix-turn-helix transcriptional regulator, with translation MDGTMEQVRSIMIGINRIDGLYYLCAKRTGLKENTLALLYALNDGKRHTQTQISEQWLIPKTTINTVVKECVEQGYVAFEPGERRREKTLFLTPEGKEHASALLSDLCQMECTALKKTLERYPADWIDALSEFAAQLTAAFGEKEERR